A region from the Lycium barbarum isolate Lr01 chromosome 8, ASM1917538v2, whole genome shotgun sequence genome encodes:
- the LOC132605377 gene encoding uncharacterized protein LOC132605377: protein MEALYSRTHYWLVEHPTISQFEWKHGQNLGSSLLFPALSAFIYLSLILLAFRFSLLLPTLSSTTLRRITAVHSLILCLLSLIMVVGCSLAVLHQMPDWKWVFCFPANRTLPRGPLFFWANLFYLSKILELIDTLLIILSSSRSRRLTFLHVYHHATVPVICYLGISSVDSMSHVAVIGNASVHVIMYAYYFLCAMGKRPRWKRIVTNCQIFQFIFYFLCAVANIYHHLTTENGCSGFGHLCFNMIFNTSLLLLFLDFHSKNYANNVSKEREKKSLDRQK, encoded by the coding sequence ATGGAGGCTCTATATTCAAGGACCCATTATTGGCTAGTTGAGCACCCAACCATTAGCCAATTTGAATGGAAGCATGGACAAAATTTGGGTTCCTCCTTACTTTTCCCCGCACTTTCAGCCTTTATCTACTTATCTCTCATTCTATTAGCATTTCGATTTTCACTACTCCTCCCCACCCTCTCCTCCACCACCCTCCGCCGCATCACGGCCGTACACAGCCTCATCCTTTGCCTCCTCTCTCTCATCATGGTCGTCGGTTGCAGCCTTGCTGTCCTCCACCAAATGCCTGATTGGAAATGGGTCTTCTGCTTCCCGGCTAATCGTACTCTCCCCCGTGGACCCTTATTCTTTTGGGCTAATCTTTTTTACCTTTCCAAGATTCTTGAACTCATAGACACCCTTCTCATCATCCTCAGTAGTTCTCGGTCACGGAGGCTCACGTTCCTACACGTGTACCACCATGCTACCGTGCCTGTTATCTGTTATCTCGGGATTTCTAGTGTGGATTCCATGAGTCACGTTGCGGTGATTGGGAATGCTTCGGTTCATGTTATAATGTATGCTTATTACTTTCTATGTGCAATGGGAAAGAGGCCAAGATGGAAGAGGATTGTTACCAACTGTCAGATTTTCCAGTTCATTTTTTACTTCTTGTGTGCGGTTGCAAATATCTATCATCACCTTACCACTGAGAATGGGTGCTCTGGATTTGGACATTTGTGCTTCAATATGATTTTTAATACCTCACTTTTgcttctttttcttgattttcattccaagaacTATGCCAACAATGTCAGCAAAGAACGTGAAAAGAAGTCGCTGGATAGACAGAAATAA